One Mycobacteroides abscessus ATCC 19977 genomic window carries:
- a CDS encoding ComF family protein, whose product MLDLVLPLMCGGCGSPSVRWCDDCACAFSTQPAVVSTRVDPGVPVLSLGRYAGVRRQAIVTMKERGRRDLAAPLGVVLARGVDQLLRWNLIERPVTLVPAPTRWTAARGRGGDPVTAVAAVAARMPGVHIASLLRMKMGARDSVGLSAAARQHNVAGRIALRRTARPATELMLVDDVVTTGATVAESVRVLKSAGFRVAAALTLTHS is encoded by the coding sequence ATGCTCGATTTGGTGTTGCCGCTGATGTGCGGCGGTTGTGGGTCCCCGTCCGTCCGCTGGTGTGATGACTGCGCGTGCGCGTTCTCGACGCAGCCCGCGGTGGTCAGCACCCGGGTCGATCCGGGCGTGCCGGTCCTGTCGCTGGGGCGATATGCGGGCGTGCGGCGGCAGGCGATCGTCACGATGAAGGAGCGCGGCCGCCGCGATCTGGCCGCTCCGTTGGGCGTTGTGCTCGCGCGGGGAGTGGACCAACTTCTGCGCTGGAATCTGATCGAGCGCCCGGTGACGCTGGTTCCGGCTCCGACGCGATGGACCGCCGCGCGCGGGCGCGGCGGCGACCCGGTCACCGCCGTCGCTGCCGTTGCCGCCCGGATGCCGGGAGTGCACATCGCATCCTTGCTGCGCATGAAGATGGGCGCGCGAGATTCGGTCGGCCTGTCGGCCGCGGCCCGCCAGCACAATGTTGCCGGCCGCATCGCGCTGCGCCGGACGGCCCGGCCGGCCACGGAATTGATGCTTGTCGACGACGTGGTGACCACCGGAGCCACGGTTGCCGAATCGGTGCGGGTGTTGAAATCCGCAGGATTTCGAGTCGCGGCCGCGCTCACCCTGACCCATTCCTAG
- a CDS encoding TetR/AcrR family transcriptional regulator: MPRVVKHPELRRTELLDLAMTLFLERGYERVSLNDLIATSGMSKGAFYHYFSSKEALVSALAARSADQAFEALRPVFEAQGRGALERLNSGLRAGYEVKMALGAPESIGAMASMMRPENQSLLRRISAIWEDRFRPVLTEVIAQGVAEGVFDTFDPEGVGDMIQGLAATMGTAVQRIIAAPDAPARAQAIDAAVLRQRLYGIATDRILGLPDGTVEVLDRDQIEALVAML, encoded by the coding sequence GTGCCTCGTGTGGTGAAACATCCGGAACTGCGCCGGACCGAATTGCTGGATCTGGCGATGACCCTATTCCTGGAGCGCGGATACGAAAGGGTCAGTCTCAACGATTTGATCGCGACCTCGGGGATGTCGAAAGGTGCTTTTTACCATTACTTTTCATCAAAAGAGGCCCTGGTGTCCGCGCTGGCCGCACGCAGCGCAGACCAGGCATTCGAGGCCTTGCGGCCGGTCTTCGAGGCGCAGGGCAGGGGCGCGCTGGAGCGTCTGAATTCCGGTCTGCGTGCCGGCTACGAGGTCAAAATGGCGCTCGGAGCGCCCGAGAGTATCGGGGCGATGGCCTCGATGATGCGCCCGGAGAACCAGTCGCTGCTGCGCAGGATCTCGGCGATCTGGGAGGACAGGTTCCGGCCGGTACTCACCGAGGTCATCGCGCAGGGAGTCGCCGAAGGGGTGTTCGACACATTCGATCCCGAGGGGGTCGGCGACATGATCCAGGGCCTGGCGGCCACCATGGGCACCGCCGTGCAGCGCATCATCGCCGCCCCGGATGCGCCGGCGCGGGCGCAGGCGATCGACGCTGCCGTGCTGCGTCAGCGTCTTTACGGTATTGCCACCGACCGGATACTCGGACTGCCCGACGGCACGGTCGAGGTGCTGGACCGCGACCAAATCGAGGCGCTGGTTGCCATGCTCTAG
- a CDS encoding acyl-CoA dehydrogenase, producing the protein METRTAPADPEVLTSNLRVALDGRFGPIRDAAREYLNRADLLPDPSLTLEQARARSLRIMRELVPHGLPHAGFRTEHGGTGDVGAAIVGIEMLGYADLSLMVKAGVQWGLFGGAIENLGTATHHEQYVVPLINLDVLGCFGMTETGHGSNVQALQTVATYDRTTGDFVLNSEGSLARKDYIGGAAEHATVSAVFAQLVTGGPGEEATGRGVHCFVVPIRDADGNDLPGITTSDCGYKGGLAGVDNGRIVFDNVRVPRANLLNRYADVAEDGTYSSPIENENKRFFTMLGTLIRGRVSVAATSGAAARKALTIASRYALVRKQFDTPDSDDEVIIADYLVHQRKLLPLIARSYALAFAQNELTEELHQVQTADEVDADRQRQLESAAAGLKAMTSWHAQHAITVCREACGGAGYLDANQLTILRRDIDVFTTFEGDNTVLTQLVAKELLSAYAEDVRGLNAVGWTRFIAGMARDVILERSAARQVIQTILDSSDEDVEESDLSNRGTQLRLLRNREDHLLRTAATRMQRAQSDDEDPFEVFNSAQDHILKVGSAHTERVVLEAFIEAIDSCDSKSAQELLEKLCDLFVYSALEADLSWFLMHRHVSTERAKAIRRGVNQLCEELRPHLGTLVDAFGIPEALLATEMIPDN; encoded by the coding sequence ATGGAGACCCGGACAGCACCCGCCGATCCCGAAGTTCTCACCTCGAATCTGCGCGTCGCGCTCGACGGACGGTTCGGTCCGATCCGCGACGCCGCACGCGAATACCTGAACCGCGCCGACCTGCTCCCCGACCCATCGCTGACCCTCGAGCAGGCCCGCGCGCGGTCGCTTCGGATCATGCGCGAGCTGGTTCCACATGGCTTGCCACACGCCGGATTCCGCACGGAGCATGGTGGCACCGGCGACGTCGGAGCTGCGATCGTCGGCATTGAGATGCTCGGCTACGCGGACCTGTCGCTGATGGTCAAGGCGGGCGTGCAATGGGGCCTGTTTGGTGGCGCGATCGAAAACCTGGGTACCGCAACCCATCACGAACAGTATGTGGTCCCGTTGATCAACCTGGATGTGCTCGGCTGTTTCGGCATGACCGAGACCGGCCACGGCTCCAACGTCCAGGCCCTGCAGACCGTCGCCACCTATGACCGCACGACCGGGGACTTCGTCCTCAACTCCGAGGGCTCGTTGGCGCGTAAGGACTACATCGGCGGCGCCGCCGAGCACGCCACCGTATCAGCGGTTTTCGCCCAGCTCGTCACCGGCGGGCCCGGCGAAGAGGCAACCGGACGCGGAGTGCATTGTTTCGTGGTGCCGATCCGGGACGCCGACGGCAACGATCTGCCCGGCATCACCACCAGCGATTGCGGGTACAAGGGCGGGCTAGCCGGAGTGGACAACGGGCGCATCGTATTCGACAACGTGCGTGTCCCGCGCGCCAACCTGCTCAACCGGTATGCCGATGTCGCCGAGGACGGCACCTACAGCTCGCCGATCGAGAACGAGAACAAACGGTTCTTCACCATGCTGGGCACTCTCATCCGGGGTCGCGTCAGCGTCGCCGCCACCTCGGGTGCGGCCGCCCGCAAGGCGCTGACCATAGCCTCGCGGTATGCCCTGGTGCGCAAGCAGTTTGACACACCGGATAGCGATGACGAGGTGATTATCGCCGACTATCTGGTGCACCAGCGCAAGCTGCTACCTCTGATAGCCCGCTCGTACGCGCTGGCCTTCGCGCAGAACGAGCTCACCGAAGAACTCCACCAGGTGCAGACCGCCGACGAGGTGGACGCGGACCGGCAACGCCAACTGGAAAGCGCCGCAGCGGGTTTGAAGGCGATGACCAGCTGGCACGCCCAGCACGCGATCACCGTGTGCCGCGAGGCGTGCGGTGGCGCCGGGTACCTCGACGCCAACCAGCTCACCATCCTGCGACGCGATATCGATGTGTTCACCACCTTCGAGGGCGACAACACGGTGCTCACCCAGCTGGTGGCCAAGGAGCTGCTATCGGCGTACGCAGAAGATGTACGCGGCCTCAATGCCGTTGGTTGGACTCGATTTATCGCGGGAATGGCCCGTGACGTGATCCTGGAACGGTCCGCGGCACGGCAGGTCATCCAGACCATCCTGGACTCCTCCGACGAGGACGTCGAGGAATCTGACTTGAGTAACCGCGGCACCCAGCTACGCCTGCTGCGCAATCGCGAAGATCACCTGCTGCGCACCGCGGCAACCCGGATGCAGCGCGCCCAATCCGACGACGAGGATCCCTTCGAGGTCTTCAACTCCGCCCAGGACCATATTTTGAAGGTGGGTTCGGCGCACACCGAGCGGGTGGTGCTGGAAGCATTCATCGAGGCCATCGACAGCTGCGACAGCAAGTCCGCGCAGGAACTACTGGAGAAGCTGTGCGATCTGTTTGTCTACAGCGCGCTCGAAGCCGACCTGTCGTGGTTCCTCATGCACCGGCACGTCTCGACCGAACGTGCCAAGGCGATCCGGCG